In Alnus glutinosa chromosome 7, dhAlnGlut1.1, whole genome shotgun sequence, the sequence ATCAAAGATATAATATTTCCTACAGCAATAGAAACAGATGGTGATATGTGATCTAAGCACCTGCAAACATAATCAAGTGAATAACTCTGAAGCCTTCCACTTGTTTTAACAACATACATATTCCTTAATTCTAGTAACAACCCCAGTATCCTTCAGCAACTAAGATCTTATGAGCATACTCTAAAAGGTGAAAAAGATCCATTAACGATGTGATAACTACGTTGGTTTACCTTCATTGACCCAGAGATCAAAGAGCATTTTAATCTGCACATAGTCAGCAATGTCATATAGGCAATTTGACAACAAAATCAACTGAACTATTCTGAAGTTTATAATAAATCAACAGCTCAAAATGAATCAACCCACTTTCAATTCTAGAAACCCAATTACAAAAGAACATTTTAAATCACTTTCATTACAGCTCTTCAACCAAAATAATGACTAAAAGATACTGATAAGTGATATCAGAAGTTACAGAACCAAGAAAAAATAAGGATCAGAAAACAATATAAGAACCATTTAGAGAACAAAACAAACACATTACCACCGTCCACCAGTCTCTTTGATAGCCAAGCCACGAGCTTAAAGAATTTCTACCCCAAAGAGTCACCCAATTACCACCTCacttcattttcataaaatcacATACAGACGGATAAATAGCAGAGGATACGCCATAATAACcgcaaaaagagagagagagaaaaacccAGAAACTCCCATTTGATTGATGGGACAACGTGGGAAAAGATaaggataaaaaaatttaccGAAAAAAGGAATTCGAAAATTGGTCTATGATTCctattcattttgttttcataGAAAAAtggattattttttataagtaaatggaTGACGCAAAATTACCGAGGGAAAATCAACGTCTAACTGGCATCACTTTCCTAAAATTTTATGGGGAACCACACGGAGGACAATTAGAATTCAGACATACAAAATCGGAAACTGAATGAGACGTACCGCTGATAAAGAGCTTTGGGGAAGTGAGAGTTGTATTGCAGCGAATTGAAACGTACTGCGATTGAAGAATCGAGGACGTAGAAGAAGATCCGCCAAGAACGCGTCGAATGCTAGAGACGAAGGCCATTGCAAATGGTCGAAACTGGTGCTGAGGTGATTAGGGGTTTAGAGGATTGGCAAAACCCTAGTATAAAAGTAAACCCCTCAAAAAaagacaataatttttttaaacgaaAATAAGAATCTTaactcacaaaaagaaaaaagaaaaaataagaatcTTCTAGTAACGAAATGATATGGTACAAGCGCGACTGTGGTGTACAATGTGCAACTAAAGTATTTTGTTGTTAACCGCCTGatgttctctctttctctatcctGGACGTTCATCCGTAAGATAAAAGGATTTTATAGTAGATAAAGATTTGATGGACAAATTAAGGATTTTAATAGTTAAACTAGACACCCAATCTAAActcacttttttgtttttttttttttttttttttttttttttttttttttttaattattgttttaaaaaaaaattggatgtaTTCAGCACGATTGGCTGAGGCTAAGTTTTATTGAGAGGTCCGGATCAGGGAAGAAGTAAGAGTACCCCAAAACAAAGGTAagccaaagagaaaaattaatatggctgttaaaagttttttttttcttatttatttatttattttatcttttattttctgttctcaaaataaaaatattaacaaataattcaaaacacacaataaaaacagaaaaattgttttgatgtttatatcacatcagatttcaaaaaaaaaaaaaaaaaaaacattaacaaatagtCAAAGATACCACGAAATTGTAGAGGAACTTTTTTTGGATGTTATTTTAGTATTTAAAGCCACCAAAAACAAATACATCATCTATGTAGATATTTAGCATTAAGCATTTCTCTTTAGCATATGCTTAAAAagaacctgttttttttttttttttttttttttttttttttgtattttttatttaagaatagCCTTTCAAGctccatattttatttctaattaatgcacaattaaaaatgagatgtaatACATTTTACGAtatttgtacaatttttttttcaaactaatcattaaaTCTATTTTCTTGATATATAATACatttacaacttttgtacagTTCTTCTAcaattgaatatttaggactcaaatgtaggaaaacagatctaatagttagtttgaaaaaaagttgttgggaGTTGTATCAagaattgtacaacaatcatttctcatgtTTTTCTACATGGTGGTCCTACATATCCaatagttaattttaaaaagagtaatgatttaatgccacctaaatataactttttaccactttgcctatgtggcaaggtggtcccccactacttttttatttttattattttttaaaaataaattaaggtaagagactaccttgccacatagacaaggtggtgaaaagttgtatatttatgtggtagtgaatcactgaatcattactcttttaaaaaaatgagcaaTAATTCGCAActacctaaagatacaacttttcaccacattgcctatgtggcaagatggtctctcattattttttaaaaataaattaaggtaaggGACtatcttgccacataggcaagattGAGAAAAGTTGTATGTTTGGATGGTGTTGAatcattacttttaaaaaatattgttagGGTTAtacaagagttgtacaaaaattataaacgtATCATACCTCGTTAAAAATATATTGTCTTCAATGTTTTAAAATCTTTTCCTTGTTCTCTTGAAAAcaactaaacttttttttaggAGAATATGACCATagactaagaagaaaataaaaatcaacacatctcaattttttttagggcAAAAGACTACAAAATGATGACCGATCAAAGGataatatatcaattttaaaaaagaaaaaagaagattgaTTAAAAAGAAGACAGAGGATCAATCGGTTAGGAGTAAAAGAGAACCAAGACGGacaaaaattttatacaaactaATTTGTTAGAAACTCATACAAACCGGCCTTTAAAACCAATAATAATGATTATatcttttaagctattaaaaaaagcatataagaaacaaatggaattaaaaaaaaaaaaaaaaatgtattcctCACATGAAATCCCTTTTAACCAGAAACCATTTGTTCTTTCCCCACCTGTGCTACCCGTCACTTTTGTGAATATTGTGGTCAAATACGTTTAGGCACCTTTAAGcctataattaattttatacaaaccACATTTTAACGGTGACGTGTTCTTGAGGAATGCTAggcttacaaaatattttaccaaaaaCCCTCTTACAAAGTGATGTGGCACGGCGCCACATGATTGAATTTCtcaaaatttgaattcatcTCCTTCTCAATCATGTTAGGCCACGTCACTTTGTAAGagttttttggttaaaatattttgtaagaaaGATCAGCCCCCGACACTTTTTGCATTCCCATCTCTGATTGTCAGTAAAACAAACGCAAAGCTCATAACAAAAGTAAAACTGGACAAACTGAGggcccaaaaattaaaaagaaaataaggcaaaaatgaACCACCATCCTGTACTTCCACAAGAAAGTTTACTTCTTAACAAAGATTGTCATTGTCAACTGTCAACCACATGATAATACCAACACAATAACCCTTATGCATGGAAATGCACTCACTGAACTTCTATAGATGAGTCATTTTTGTACATATGTCGCAACAGGGAAGATTAACAAATCAGAATACTAATACAAAGATAAGAATTTGTTGCCGCATGCATGCACAATAAAAGGTGAGCATGCAGTGTTTTccatcttctctttctttctttctttctttttttcctttcttttattttaacaCCCTTTTCCCTCACCCTAGGATTTCTAGTCTGTAGTTTGtacaagaacaaaacaaatgTTAAAACAGCGAGCTGGCTGCTGACCAAAATAAAACACAGAATAGCAGCAAATATACAGGAAAGTAGAATCActaatacaaaaattaaagaataattcTACCCAGCTTGACTGATTGAATCATTGGACTCGGAGAAGCTGTCACTATACTGTTCGAGGCACTGCCTTCTCTAGCATTGCTGTTCCCTTGAAGATTGTCAGCTGGACCTCCCTCATATACTTTGACAACTGGCCAGAAAGACGTATTTGTAAGTCAGTAACTGATTTTtctttatgaataaaaattcattaaaaagaaaaggcaaagcCCTCGTACATGAGGACGGAACACGAGGCATGGTACCATTCTTACACAAGAATTATTTCTATCACTAGATTCCTTACCCATTAATAATAACACCCATTTTAGTAATGAACTATCCCCATCATATTTTATTGACTAATGAGCAATTAACTAGACAATTCATGTCTTTATGTATCTCTTCCAGAGATCAACATTTGACAGTAATGATTCAGCCAGAGATTAAAGCACAGCCAATAATGTCTTCTAAGAAGACTCCACACAGAATTCATTGCCTCAAATGTGTATGGTAATTTTTGTGTACAGCTCAATAGTCAAATAACACCTCCACCCCCAAAAGAATTAGCTGGTGAATGAGATCATGGGTTCAGTGTTCTTTAGCCTGTTTGGGACTGTTTCATCTTTTCTTtcgttttatttttcaatttttgtctGATATTCAGACTACTGATTACTTAAACTAATTTTCCAGAGAAAAAGAATTGGGTAAAAGTAAATTTCTCCTCCATGATCCATTGTCAAAGAAAACACTTACTCTCTCCTCACTCATCTTCCTGAAGCCAAATTTCTTTGTCCAAATTGACTCAGCTTCCTCAGCCGCAGGGAGCACCAGGTTTTGCACGTCCATGGAAGACAACAACCTCTCTATACATGAAAATAACGCTTGGAAATAACCCTAgaaatgaaaatattataaaataagtcATAATTTAATCCTTAAAAAGCACGTAATACCTaaaagggggaggggagggggtggAATGGGGGAAGAAGCAATATTAATATTAACTACACCAAAGCATTCTTAAATACCATGAAAGTACTTACTTTTCCTTGATGTTCTCTACTGGTAGCTACAAGAGGAAGCTCAGCAACCTCCTGGCCAAAGATTCTGAGAAGACCAGCCGATACAACAACAGACCTGTGCACGCATTAAACCATCAACAATATGACGATCAAAATTACTAGGGCTATACTCTCAAGAAATGAATAACAGAAACAGAAGCAACATTGTACCAAGAGAGAAACATACTTCACAGTTAAAACTATACAATACATGCCTCCAAACTCTTGCCCAGATATATTTCTCCTGcaaaaaatcacagaaaaaCCATGTTACTGGAAATTGGAAGAATAACCAAACATTCAAAGTGAAAGTGATGGGAACTTTATGAAGGGCCCAAGcaagaaaatatagaaaaaactATGATGAATGGCCTCCTCCCATCGCTTATCCATAAATGACCACATGCTCTATAAGAAATAGATTGACACTTTTCAAGAAATAGATTGACACTTTTCCACAGGCATACATGAGCACAGACAAGCAAATTTGATTGCGTCAGGGTAACACATGCAGAAGCACGGCACAATAATCCCCTTGACTACAAAAATTAACAGTCAACTTCTACTAGGGAAGAAAAAGTCAAAGCTGAAAACTACCTCGCCAGGCCAGggacaaaatatctcaaaatttcacagaaaattaaatttctttGGTAGCATTAGAAATAGCAGCCAAAATTATGATATGACCCACCCAATAAATATGCAAGTTAACGATGCATAATACCAGCTCATCTGACAGCACTTAGCAGTTCCAAAGAAACGTAATGCAACATAATAATTAGAAAGCTGTTtcagagattaaaaaaaaattgaactgcAACCTATCCACTTATAGCACAATATCAAAACACCAGATTCAAAGGTTTGTACGGATGTTTAATTTCTCAGTTTTGAGTAGGCCACATTTTCATACAGTAGCAACCTTATGGTAGTGTTAAAATGCAATGTTAACCAAATTTTCCTGGTTAGACAccgaaaaaaaaatggtatttaaaaatttatatttggtGTCAAAGAtccataaaattattttgtttctaaaaacaTTTGCTCACCCATAAGCCCCAGGAGAGTTAAAGATGAAAAATGGGTACCCACAACACCCGGCATATAATGTTGTTCCTGAAACATGATTGTCTCACacaactgttaaaaaaaaaaaatcatacaacaACCAAATgccctttcttcttatcaactAGTCCCCAATTTGCAACAAATTCATACATTAGCCACTTTGACTATAAGAACAGATTTACAGGAGACCATCATAAAATGCTAGAAACACACAGACAaaaacatgagagagagagggagagagagagagagagagagagagagagagagagagagagaaggaagaaaaataagataaaaagcCAATATAAGCACATCAAAGATAACTTACCCATAGACCATAACAGGAATTAGATCACGACCAGATGTTGCAACAATAGGATCAAAGCACTCCTGCCAAAAGGTCAGAACACATAAGAAAacatttaacaattaaaataacTATAGTATAATCATGTTCTTTAGAATCAACACATACACAGTTATAAGATTTATAGGAAAAGGGGAAAGGAATAACTACTAAAAAGGAATTTTCGTCACACATGATTctcaatgcaaaaaaaaaagcatgtaatGGGAAGAGAACGAGGAGATATCCAACACTGTATAGAAAAAACTTACTCGAAAGATTGAAGTAGCCCTTGAAAGCAAGGGTAGATCCTCTGGATAGCGACTTTTTCCACTCATAATTCGCCACTGAACATCATTTGCATCTCCATCAATAAATAATCCTTTCACTACATGCTTCTTGATTATTATGTCGGACAATGAAGCATCAATCGTCTCTGCTCCACAGATAACTGAATTCTTTAGAGCCACATGGATCCTATTGCAGTCATCACAGCAGAACCACTTATCCTTGGGGAGTTCCTGATATTCGGatcaaggaaaataaataagttCCTTCAAAAGGGATCATAAGAACTAACAATGACAAGGTTTCTAGACTTAGATCATAATAATTAACAATTACAAGGCTTCTAGACTTACTTTTAAATCGCATAGCCCGCTGTCTCGCAAACATCCAACATGGAACTCCCTCTCAcactaaccaaaaataaagaGTAAGGTCAAAACAatgtcttcaaaaaaaaaatcatatgaaaATTGATGCTTGCTTGCTCGGGAAAAACATGAAAGCCATACTTGGTCACAGAGCATAACCGTTCGCTCATCGAACTTAGCGGAACTGAAGTCATGAGCCCTaacaacataataaaaaatgtttaacaGTCAGATAGcctaataataaaattaaaagatgaggTGTATTACTGGCACATGATATAATGATATGTAATCAGTTCCATTTCTTTTCTGAGCTAATCAATTCCATTTCAGAAAGCGATAACATATCTTCCCCAAGAGGAAGGTCCTCtcttgcaagttttttttttccttctaaaatATGTATCCCTTCATTATGACCAATTGACTACGTgcataaacaaaaaatacactAGTAATCTAAGTCTATTAACAGTTGACAAGTTGCTGGGCATGTATCCATTTTTCCTTCATCATTATTGATTTTCTATCTGCATTCATCATAGTATTTTCACCGCAGCTTTTCTCATTCACTACGACAATTCATGCCTAAATCATGTAGAAGCATAAATGACCAAATGCCTAAATGATTAACAGGTTTATAAGTAATCTCTTCCCAAGCAATTACTAAGCGCAAGAGTATCTTGCGGTGGGAACAGAGGTAAAGAAGATGAGGTCAATTAAAAACTACAAAACCtcataaaaaaatgcaaaaaaaggTATctttcaattaagaaaaaaaaagcatcatgaaaacaaattccattaaattattGGTGAGTACAAGATAGCAGTAGcacataatgaaataaaaaaaaggataaatgtAGGTAAAATTGTTTCAATCATCCAATACATATTAAATCAATCTGACAAAGGCTGGTCATATCTTAAGCATGATGCTTTCAGAAGTCCGAAGATTTGATCAAGTCAAAGGACATCAAATACTATATTACCAAGACCATGTTTGGGGGCGACCATGGTGTATCAACATCTTATTCATTTACTaacataaaaaatcaatgaatatttatttgaatttgcaGGAATAACAAATTACGAATTAGAGAAACCAACCTGCAAACAACACAACCACCATATTCAAATTCTGGTGCCTTAACAACTCGTGTCAACCGTATAACAATTGGTCTCCCAAGACCTGAAGAGTCTCCGGCAGCAATTTTTCTGCCAGGGCCAACCCTCTCTATACAATTTGAACATTGCCAATCACCTTCAGGGATGCACTCTAAATCCAAGCAGGCTGCAACAAAAACAAGTCAGGCTGAAacaaaaatgaatgaaaacTGTAAACCAGAAAAGTATCAAGAGTAGCTTAGAATGCAAGAAAAAATCAGATTGACCTACAGTATCATCATGTTTAAAATATACTATTTGGTTCTATTCAGatccacaattttttattttttatttaaaaaagaaaaaagaaaaaaagctaacatggtttttctttcatatcttttatatagCTAAGTCATACTAAGGTAACCGGAAACAATATGATAATGTATTCGTCCCTGAGAAGTTGGGTTAGCAATATTAGATTGAGAATACTCCCCAGTGTACAACAACAACCATTAGTTATCTAGCATAAGCAATATGATTTAGGCCTCATATATTGCTTGTGCAGGAGAAGGCTGAAAAAATATGCGAGTCAACAGAGTACAAAAGGACAAGCTGGCTTAACACATATATAAATGGGAGAAAGGCATTTATGCATAATTCAAGTGTACCTAATAAACTTCAAATGAAATTCAAAAGTCGATCAAATGCATCttgaaaactaaaacataaaaatcagAAGTGTGAGGTACAAACCTGCATGAAAAGACCGGGGGCATCTATTACAAAGAATCAAATCCCCTCCATCTCCACACATTGCACACATATCATCACTGTCACCAGTGGTAAGATTTTGTCCACTTGCCAATGAAATAGCTATATCGTGAAGCGTCAGTCCATTAGAAGTATAGATGTGGCGATAGCTGTAATAATGGATTAACTTATTACGTAACAGCAAAATAAATCACTATAACAAGAATCACAGTACTTTAAAGGCTACTCACGGTTGGCGCCTGGCAGCCATTCCAGCATGTGCTTCAAACTGTGAAGGGCTAATCTGCTCACAAGTAGAAGTGGTAGtattgttgagagagagagagagagagagagaagggtaaACAAGCGTGTGATGCAGAATTCAAAATGTTACGTGCTCTGTGCAGCTCAATGTTCATACCTCTCTGTTACAACAACCACAGACAATACCATTTCCTTGCTTGTAGCCACCTAGCATATTCTatgtagaaaagaaaagaagaaacaccaTGTTGGATCAATCACATAACTAACAAAAGACATCCACCATTACACAAAGCGATCGTCAACATGGAAATATATCAAATACCTGTCCTTTGACATAGTAAGCCAATTCAGCCCCATCTGGGAGTCCGTTTGGCATGAAGAGCAACCGGTGTAGATCATTATCCCTGCCAATACAAAGAAAAGCCCCCAGTAAGCAAAGCCTATAAATCCCATTAATACAAATCCTTTGGAATGAGGAAGAAGCATAATAAgaaatcaaaggaaataccttCTCCTAGTGCCACCATCAGCATTTTTCTTCTGTGCAGAAAAATAGGAGTTGGGTCTGCACAATATGTATAACATTGGTGTCCAACAATGCATATAGTTGATAGATCGAATTTAATGAAGAAGAATCCAAATTGCTCCACgggtataaaataaataaataaataaatatatatatatatatatatatatatatatatatatagagagagagagagagagagagagagagagagagagagagagagagagagagagagagagagcatactTTTTCATTCCACATTTCCGGTCTTCTGATGCCTCTTTCACATATATTTGCCGTTCAAGATAGTTGTTCTGCACAAAGGGATGTGAAGCAGGGCTAACACTTTCTTCGAAAGCTTGACTGGAGCAGATAAAAGTTTGAAGAAAAACATCATTAACCAATGATTAATCATAAGAAAGTTCAATTTAGCATGCCTAAAAAAGCAAATTAGGAATCactaaaatacaagaaaaacaattataacCTAaggtttataaaataattcacAAGTTAATTATGTACGTTAGCAGATATGTTCCACTAATACATACTATGGTAGACAAATTATTTTCCCTAGTCAACAACTCCTACATGAACCAAACCAACAGCCCTATGAATCAATCCAAAGGAAACCACAGGCTCATACCCACTATGGAGATCATAACAGTTGTATACTTTACCTTACATGTGAATGAAGCAGTGGAGGGAGCTTgatgttataatttttatttgcttCTACCTTTCCATTGCTCTGTTGAAGACTTTCTGCAGAACACAAAATCACCTCAAAATCTGAAAAAGGCCATAAAGGAATACAAACACAACTTTCTTTGCATCAGCTTATCTCTTTTTCTATGCAAGGTCTTAGTATTAGTACATATATGCGACCATATAtctattcttcttttatttttatttttatttttatttttatttttcatttttctggtcTTCTGGTATTTTGCATTTGTGACAAGTCATCACTTACACCAGTACAAATTTCTCTCCATTACAAGGACATTCATCTCAGCATGCCACAATACATCAAAAACATTTATAAGATCAGATAACAATCATCACCTTTCCAAACCTGGAGGGCCTCCTCATTGACAGATGAGCCAGCAAAATTCATTATCACTTGATCCAGTATGCTGAGTGGGCAAGTCTTCAGTTCTTGTATAATACTATAAATTGGCCTCCCATTCTCCAAGTATATGTGATTATTTGGATGTCTGGTCTTGACACCAGCATGCTGCTCAAACTCATAGGCACTCAGAACCTGTTCATACCATTCAATCAGTCATCTATCACCAACACAGCACAAAAACTACAGTAATTGGAACCAATTTAATCTGCATGACTGACTTACTCTTGAAAAATTGCAAGATGAACAAGCACACAAATATCCACCACCATTTATAATTCCATGTAGCTCAACCTGCCAACCATTTGAATTAACATATCAATTCCACATATATACAAAAGTTACAGTGACGCATTCCAAAAACATATAGAACAGTAGTTTACCTGCCCTGTGGTAGAAATATACTTCACTTGAGCTCCATTCAGAATACCAGTTCCTAGCAGCTTCTTGACATTCGTAGGAACAACCTTCTTCGAGATTTTAAATTCCATATTAGGATCACGTAAACAAAATTTGCTGGATTCAGGATAGTCATTCCGATATTTGCTTTCTAGTATCTCCCTATCAGAACCAACCATTGCCGAAGACTCTCTCTCTGGCTGAACTACCGAGGCATATGACTGGTTATCGTAGTCCTCCTTTCTTTTGCTGAACTTGAACGTAATTTTTCTGATTCCAGTAGAATTAGCCTGCTTAGGAATTTCCCGTACAATTAGAGACGTCTCTACGGCACCAGAAGCATTGTCATCAACTCGAGAAGTACCATTTCCACCACGGGCTCCATCACTTAAGGTCTCGTCCGCACTCGAACTCCCTGAACACGTGGAAGTGACTTCACCACACTCCACCTGGTTACTGTTCCCAAGTTCAGCTGCTTGGCTGGTAAATTCTTGAACATTGAACGTATTCTCTTTCGGAGAAATAATGGGATTCGAGACTTCAGAGCGAACGTCCTCGTTTGATACTTCCTTTGCTTGCTTCTTGTTCGGAAACGAGTCTGGTTCAGCGTCGTCCAGAAGATATTGATGGTCGCGCTTCAATTCAGTTCTTGAAAGGTTCTCGTTTTCCATGATTCCATCTGTCAACACATCCAAACAAACTTCCCCTTCTCCCATCCAGGCACAGTTCCTCGCAGAATTTGAACTCAGTAGATGCCGAAACAACCAAACCCAGCGAAAGCATTCAAGAAGAAGAGAGCGAGAAATTCACTGCTGGTTGAATTGAATTCATATCAAATACTATTGAGCTCAAAGCAGGAAATTGTCCCCAAGATTATACAAAAATTCTAGGCAACATCCACTCTAGAAAtcataaaagaaacaaattcaaaaatatatacaattcaaaaaatagaaaataaaaactgcTATAGCTATTAATAACCGCCAGACCGTTATTTGAATTGAAGGcagaaattgaaagatgaaaaatcggaagaaaaaaaaaagccttccAAAAAGCTTCGAAATAATCCAAATCTCCAAGAATAAAATCAAGAAAGGCCTTCGAATTCGAAGAGAAAACAGTTCTTGGAATATCGAAGTACCAGCAAGAACGCCTTCGGGTCTGATTTGAAAATCTTACAGATCTGAGATTTGCTGAGAGAGCGTCCTTTCGGTTATTCGCCGGAGATCTAAGACGAACAGCGCGGGAtatgttagggttagggttttgtctgtggaaacaaaattaaatacagAGGGAACGTGCTGAGCGGCAACAAAGCGAAACGAAAAGCTGGTTTCGCGGTTGAGATTTGATTTTGAGGCAGAGATGGTTAGATATGGTttgaaaagacagaaaaaaaatctaaaaataaaaataaaaagtagaagGATGCTTTAAAATAGCGACAACCTTTTGGAAGAAACGGGAAGACAATTGGATAAAGTGATGGGACCCAGTGCAGCTTACCTG encodes:
- the LOC133872900 gene encoding uncharacterized protein LOC133872900; translated protein: MGEGEVCLDVLTDGIMENENLSRTELKRDHQYLLDDAEPDSFPNKKQAKEVSNEDVRSEVSNPIISPKENTFNVQEFTSQAAELGNSNQVECGEVTSTCSGSSSADETLSDGARGGNGTSRVDDNASGAVETSLIVREIPKQANSTGIRKITFKFSKRKEDYDNQSYASVVQPERESSAMVGSDREILESKYRNDYPESSKFCLRDPNMEFKISKKVVPTNVKKLLGTGILNGAQVKYISTTGQVELHGIINGGGYLCACSSCNFSRVLSAYEFEQHAGVKTRHPNNHIYLENGRPIYSIIQELKTCPLSILDQVIMNFAGSSVNEEALQVWKESLQQSNGKVEANKNYNIKLPPLLHSHVSQAFEESVSPASHPFVQNNYLERQIYVKEASEDRKCGMKKPNSYFSAQKKNADGGTRRRDNDLHRLLFMPNGLPDGAELAYYVKGQNMLGGYKQGNGIVCGCCNREISPSQFEAHAGMAARRQPYRHIYTSNGLTLHDIAISLASGQNLTTGDSDDMCAMCGDGGDLILCNRCPRSFHAACLDLECIPEGDWQCSNCIERVGPGRKIAAGDSSGLGRPIVIRLTRVVKAPEFEYGGCVVCRAHDFSSAKFDERTVMLCDQCEREFHVGCLRDSGLCDLKELPKDKWFCCDDCNRIHVALKNSVICGAETIDASLSDIIIKKHVVKGLFIDGDANDVQWRIMSGKSRYPEDLPLLSRATSIFRECFDPIVATSGRDLIPVMVYGRNISGQEFGGMYCIVLTVKSVVVSAGLLRIFGQEVAELPLVATSREHQGKGYFQALFSCIERLLSSMDVQNLVLPAAEEAESIWTKKFGFRKMSEERLSKYMREVQLTIFKGTAMLEKAVPRTV